The following proteins are co-located in the Microbulbifer sp. VAAF005 genome:
- a CDS encoding glutamine synthetase family protein, translating to MSQEKEFTAQPDLLEQSQKFLAEHSDLKWIEGFMFDINGVPRGKWLPAEAAEKLLKGSLQMPRSAVSLDIWGRDIEDSPLVFASGDSDGVCLPVSPISLAPWHRESTAQLHMQLHEADGSSLYADPRSQLQRVVERLGILGYTAVCATELEFYLLRDEVDHLARPRPVSDNDAELVPSTDVYDLSELNAQRHFFADVRAACEAQGIPADSVLSECAPGQFEINLLHSADPVKVADQTLLFKRLLKGVARSHGFRVSTMAKPFGDQAGNGMHVHMSLIDANGKNVFDDGSDTGSDLLRYAAAGMLATANDAMAFFAPHSNSYRRFQESSHAPLNLCWGYDNRTTTLRVPASDPVARRIEHRIAGADVNPYLVLAAILTGVCHGIENQMEAHAPVEGDAYQVESEKLINTWSGALERFEQSPLWREYLDPRFVELFSLLKRQEQAEIAARVTDVEYQSYLHRV from the coding sequence GATATCAATGGCGTGCCGCGAGGGAAGTGGTTGCCGGCAGAAGCTGCGGAGAAATTGCTCAAGGGCAGTCTGCAAATGCCGCGTAGCGCGGTCAGTCTCGATATCTGGGGGCGGGATATCGAAGACAGCCCGCTGGTATTTGCCAGTGGAGACAGCGATGGCGTTTGTCTGCCGGTTTCGCCTATTAGCCTGGCGCCCTGGCATCGCGAGTCCACTGCCCAGCTGCATATGCAGTTGCATGAGGCAGATGGCTCCTCTCTTTATGCTGATCCCCGCAGCCAGTTGCAACGTGTGGTAGAGCGTCTCGGCATACTGGGTTATACCGCCGTGTGTGCGACCGAGCTGGAATTCTATCTGCTCCGCGATGAGGTGGATCATCTGGCGCGTCCGCGCCCGGTTAGCGATAACGACGCCGAGCTGGTGCCTTCCACCGACGTTTACGATCTGTCCGAGCTCAATGCACAGCGACACTTCTTTGCCGATGTGCGAGCTGCCTGCGAGGCACAGGGTATTCCCGCAGATTCAGTATTGTCGGAGTGTGCGCCGGGACAGTTTGAAATCAACCTGTTGCACAGTGCCGATCCCGTTAAAGTGGCCGACCAAACATTACTGTTTAAGCGCTTGTTAAAAGGGGTGGCGCGCAGTCACGGCTTCCGCGTGAGTACCATGGCCAAGCCTTTCGGGGATCAGGCGGGTAACGGAATGCACGTGCATATGAGTTTGATCGACGCCAATGGGAAGAACGTTTTTGATGACGGTTCTGACACTGGCTCCGATTTACTGCGTTATGCCGCAGCAGGAATGTTGGCGACTGCCAACGATGCGATGGCGTTTTTCGCACCTCACAGCAACTCCTATCGCCGCTTCCAGGAGAGCTCTCACGCACCGCTGAACCTCTGCTGGGGATACGATAATCGCACTACAACTTTGCGTGTGCCCGCCAGTGATCCTGTGGCACGGCGTATCGAGCACCGCATTGCCGGGGCGGATGTAAACCCCTATCTGGTGTTAGCTGCGATTCTCACTGGTGTGTGTCATGGCATTGAGAACCAGATGGAAGCGCATGCACCTGTGGAAGGCGATGCCTATCAGGTGGAGAGTGAGAAGTTGATCAATACCTGGAGTGGTGCACTGGAGCGCTTTGAGCAGAGCCCTTTGTGGCGCGAGTACCTTGATCCGCGCTTTGTGGAATTGTTCTCTCTGTTGAAAAGACAGGAGCAAGCAGAGATAGCTGCCCGCGTTACCGATGTTGAATACCAGAGTTATCTGCATCGGGTATAA